The window TTTGTCTATACCTAATATTTTAGATACTTTTAGGGCCATGCTTATGTTTTCTCTGTGCGTTATTTGCGAGTATTTATTCTCCACATCTGCCGGCGAGGAAATAATTACCTGTGATGGCGTATCTTTTCCTATATTTTTTAAAGTTTTTGGAAGTATCAAAAAATCGGATGTCGTTTGAAATTTAAATATATTTTTCTTTGCTTCTGTGTATTTTTCCATGCTGCCGTGGCGATTTAGATGATCTTCTTCTATGTTTGTTATAATGGCTATGTGGGGAGATTTTTTACTTGAATTAATATTCTCAAGTTGCCAGCTTGAAAGCTCAACGACACCCCAGTTGCGGGTGGCTTTATCCGCGTATTTTAACAAAGAAACACCGGGCATTCCCGCAATGTAAGCATTCGGGTCTTTTATTTTAAGAATCTCGTATATTACCCCCGTAGTTGAAGATTTTCCTTTTGTGCCTGTAACGCCTATAAGTTTATTTGTGTCTGCTATTTCAAAAAGTATTTCCGCGGAAGAATATATCGGAATATTATTTTTTCTTGCAATTTCCAGGTACTTTGAATTATTGGGTACTCCGGGATTTTTTAGTATCATATCAGCATCAATAAAATCTTTTGTTCTGTGTTTCCCCAGAACCCATTTTACGGGCACACCAGATGTCTTTAGTGTTTTGTTTATTTTTTCTATGGAGGGCCTGAGTTCTACCTCTTCTCGCAAGTCGGTTATTGTTAGTTTTGCTCCATGTTTAATAAAAAACAGGGCGTCTTCCACGCCCCCTCCAAGCAGACCTAAACCCATAAGGGTAATGTTTTTATTTTTAAAAATCATGACTTTGCAAGAATCTCACCCGCAACATTTTTTATCTTTCCTGAACTAAAGTTTTTGCGAAAACTACCCCCCCCCCTGGTATGAGATGTAAGGATGAGATTTAGAACTGTCTCTTCAGGGCTTTTGAGCTATTTCTCCCAATTTACTTCACAAAATAAGTAGGATTTATATTTCCCATAGCGATTATCATATCTGAATAAGAGTGCATATCCTCTAAGGAGTGTTATATTAAAATAGATTCGGATTTTATTTTGTATCCGGCATATCTACTAGCTATTATATCAAAATTTTGACTCTTTGCGGTTGTGTAAAAAAGCGTCTGTCCTTTTTTATTACTATTATTTAAGGATTTGTTTGCTTTTAAGACTTTTTTTGTCTGACGCGCTATGGCATCACCCGAGTCAAGCACCTTTATTTTTTTGCCCGTAATTATTTTAATTGTCTCTGTAATGAGTGGAAAATGAGTGCAGCCAAGAGCTAATGTATCCACATCTTTTGAAAGAAGTATGCTTAGTGGTTTTGAAAGAGCGGCAGAACTTTCTTTAAAATTACCAGTTTCTATTTCTTCCACTAAGTTAGGACATGCAATTACATAGACTTCTTTGTCCGATGCAAATTTTTCTATGAGCTCTGCCTGATACGGGCTTTCAGCTGTTTGAGGTGTGCACAGTACGCCTATTTTTCCGGTTTTTGTGAATTTGGCGCACGTCTTTATCACCGGAACCGTACCTACTATGGGTATATCAGGGTGCAATTGGCGCAAATATTCTAAAGCCGAAACAGTAGA is drawn from Candidatus Spechtbacterales bacterium and contains these coding sequences:
- a CDS encoding Mur ligase family protein gives rise to the protein MIFKNKNITLMGLGLLGGGVEDALFFIKHGAKLTITDLREEVELRPSIEKINKTLKTSGVPVKWVLGKHRTKDFIDADMILKNPGVPNNSKYLEIARKNNIPIYSSAEILFEIADTNKLIGVTGTKGKSSTTGVIYEILKIKDPNAYIAGMPGVSLLKYADKATRNWGVVELSSWQLENINSSKKSPHIAIITNIEEDHLNRHGSMEKYTEAKKNIFKFQTTSDFLILPKTLKNIGKDTPSQVIISSPADVENKYSQITHRENISMALKVSKILGIDKKQALEKIKNFKGLPGRLELIAKIQNIKIYNDTTATNPFATLRSVENFKGEKVALISGGEDKDLDYKKFGTKIKNLHFVVLLPGTASDKIESEISKQKIPMSPSATEIPAKGLGTWNKNFQKVENLEKALKACMDSNPEIVLFSPAAASFNMFKNEFERGEKFVQEVKKYAKKKK
- the murI gene encoding glutamate racemase, producing the protein MTAIGIYDSGIGGISIYNSVKNLLPNEDYIYVADKKYFPYGLRDTETIHKRGDRIVSWFKQQNVKLIIIACNTSTVSALEYLRQLHPDIPIVGTVPVIKTCAKFTKTGKIGVLCTPQTAESPYQAELIEKFASDKEVYVIACPNLVEEIETGNFKESSAALSKPLSILLSKDVDTLALGCTHFPLITETIKIITGKKIKVLDSGDAIARQTKKVLKANKSLNNSNKKGQTLFYTTAKSQNFDIIASRYAGYKIKSESILI